GAGCAGGGGGGATAACATTGTGTAGCACATTGAGTAGAACTGGGATGAGGGGAAGTTTCATTCCTCCACTATGAGTGATGGAAATAACAACAATGACAGTGTAGAAGAATAGAATTAAGATGAGGTGGGAAGTGCAGGTATTTAGGGCCTTGGATGCAGCTTCTTTGGAGTTGAGCTTCAGTACAGACTGAAGAATCAAAACATATGATACAATAATCAAACCCAGATCGCTTCCCATAATCAGCCAAGCCAAAAATATCTGATTGATACTGTTGATTTTCCTGTCATCACAGGAGAGGCTAGTGACTCCAAGATTAGTACAAAAACAGTGCTCAATTTGATTATGAAGACAGTAATTTTTCTGAGCAGCTAAGATGGGCACTGAAATTGTACTTAGACAGTTTCTAACTGCCATGAACAAGGTTGCTTTGATCACAAAAGAGTCAGTAACTATTGATGGATATCTCAGAGGTCGGCAAATGGCTACATACCTATCTATAGCCATGCAGACAAAGATGCCTGACTCCATGGCCACAAAACAATGGATGGCATACATCTGAGCAAAGCACTCAGGGAGGCTGATGGCCTTAGCATTAAACCATAAGATGGCCAAAATCTTGGGCATGATGGTGGTAGCCAGGCCCATGTCCACCACAGCCAGGATGCCCAGGAAATGGTACATGGGCTGATGCAGACTTGCCTCTTGGTAGATGGTGGTCAGGATCAGGATGTTGGCCCCAAGGGCTAAGAGGTAGAGCAGAGCCAGGGGTAGTGAGAGCCAGCGCTGCCAGCTATGGATGCCTGGGAATC
This portion of the Ictidomys tridecemlineatus isolate mIctTri1 chromosome 4, mIctTri1.hap1, whole genome shotgun sequence genome encodes:
- the LOC101977996 gene encoding olfactory receptor 56B2, yielding MIVMFQDLRDSNSSQFQVSEFILMGFPGIHSWQRWLSLPLALLYLLALGANILILTTIYQEASLHQPMYHFLGILAVVDMGLATTIMPKILAILWFNAKAISLPECFAQMYAIHCFVAMESGIFVCMAIDRYVAICRPLRYPSIVTDSFVIKATLFMAVRNCLSTISVPILAAQKNYCLHNQIEHCFCTNLGVTSLSCDDRKINSINQIFLAWLIMGSDLGLIIVSYVLILQSVLKLNSKEAASKALNTCTSHLILILFFYTVIVVISITHSGGMKLPLIPVLLNVLHNVIPPALNPMVYALKNKELRQGLCKLLRLNMKSN